In a single window of the Micromonospora inositola genome:
- a CDS encoding M1 family metallopeptidase produces the protein MTRGRWYAAAQVVALLLGGCTGGDDDRFRPGAVDAGDPYVPGAGNGGYDVEHYRLKVRYDPGSDRLTGEATITATATAGLSRFNLDLAGLTVDRVDVDGAPAKHRRDDAELIVTPAHGLPAGRRFTVDVAYAGVPQPLPIGELGSGGFQATGDGAIALGQPESASTWFPVDDHPSDKATYDVEVTVPDGLAALSNGVLRSRAGRDGWTTWSWSEGSPMASYLTTLVIGNYRVSTGTHAGKPMVTAVAAGLPADGPAAASLARTGEIADFLAGRFGPYPFDAYGGIAVADDRIRYALETQSRPVYGPGFFRAGRPDTRVVAHELAHQWFGDSVSVARWSDIWLNEGFATYAEWLWTEHDGGRTVGRAFATEYAATDWTRPSLDPGRPAMFGDAVYRRGALAVHALRRAVGDDTFFRILRGWTAERRDGAATTADFVGYAERVGGRPLRALLDAWLVGGTAPALP, from the coding sequence GTGACGCGCGGGCGGTGGTACGCGGCGGCGCAGGTCGTGGCGCTGCTGCTGGGCGGCTGCACCGGCGGCGACGACGACCGGTTCCGCCCCGGCGCGGTCGACGCGGGCGACCCGTACGTGCCGGGGGCCGGGAACGGCGGGTACGACGTCGAGCACTACCGGCTGAAGGTCCGCTACGACCCGGGCAGTGACCGGCTCACCGGTGAGGCGACGATCACCGCCACCGCGACCGCCGGCCTGTCCCGGTTCAACCTCGACCTCGCCGGCCTCACCGTCGACCGGGTTGACGTCGACGGCGCCCCGGCGAAGCACCGCCGGGATGACGCCGAGCTGATCGTCACCCCGGCGCACGGGTTGCCGGCCGGACGACGGTTCACGGTCGACGTGGCGTACGCCGGGGTGCCGCAGCCGCTGCCCATCGGTGAGCTGGGCAGCGGCGGCTTCCAGGCCACCGGGGACGGCGCGATCGCGCTCGGCCAGCCGGAGTCGGCGAGCACCTGGTTCCCGGTCGACGACCACCCCTCCGACAAGGCCACCTACGACGTCGAGGTGACCGTCCCGGACGGGCTCGCCGCGCTGAGCAACGGGGTGCTGCGGTCCCGGGCGGGCCGGGACGGCTGGACCACCTGGAGCTGGTCCGAGGGCTCGCCGATGGCCAGCTACCTGACCACCCTGGTGATCGGGAACTACCGCGTGTCGACCGGCACCCATGCCGGGAAGCCGATGGTCACCGCGGTGGCCGCCGGGCTGCCGGCGGACGGGCCGGCAGCCGCCTCGCTCGCCCGCACCGGCGAGATCGCCGACTTCCTGGCCGGCCGCTTCGGCCCGTACCCGTTCGACGCGTACGGCGGCATCGCGGTCGCCGACGACCGCATCCGGTACGCCCTGGAGACCCAGTCCCGGCCGGTCTACGGTCCGGGCTTCTTCCGCGCCGGCCGGCCCGACACCCGGGTGGTCGCGCACGAGCTGGCCCACCAGTGGTTCGGCGACAGCGTCTCGGTGGCCCGGTGGAGCGACATCTGGCTGAACGAGGGCTTCGCGACGTACGCGGAATGGCTCTGGACCGAGCACGACGGCGGCCGCACCGTGGGGCGGGCCTTCGCCACCGAGTACGCGGCCACCGACTGGACCCGCCCGTCGCTCGACCCGGGCCGGCCGGCGATGTTCGGCGACGCCGTCTACCGGCGGGGGGCGCTGGCCGTGCACGCCCTGCGCCGCGCGGTCGGCGACGACACCTTCTTCCGCATCCTGCGCGGCTGGACGGCCGAGCGTCGGGACGGCGCCGCCACCACCGCCGACTTCGTCGGGTACGCCGAACGGGTCGGCGGGCGGCCGCTGCGCGCGCTCCTCGACGCCTGGCTCGTCGGCGGCACCGCCCCGGCCCTGCCGTGA
- a CDS encoding M1 family metallopeptidase, which yields MTLTRRGVRRGLGLLVVGTLALVGCDSAGPERTSLAPAQASPTAARTFAPGAAGAGDPYFPSYGNGGYDVAHYTVQVRYDPAQDRLTGTTMVRATATENLSAFHLDLAGLTVRSATVDGVSAAHARADNELIVTPATGLSSGNGFVAEIRYDGKPAALDNDVLGESGWLHTSDGAIALGQPESASTWFPVNDHPSDKATYDFEITVPKGLTAVSNGVPKGRSTQGGWTTWMWSEGAPMASYLSTVVIGKFRVTTGEHKGRPVFSAVTTKVAKGAPDRSIDRSVEVADYLESVFGPYPFDAYGGVVVADDRIRYALETQTRPVYSAGFFRQGDNTGVVAHELAHQWFGNSVALERWQDIWLNEGLATYAEWLWAEHTGESTVQRAFDLRYATASGQVWRTPPGKPGVAHLFGDSVYQRGGMTVHALRVAVGDTAFFTILRTWAEEKKNGNATTADFRALAERVSNKKLDKLFDAWLYATERPAEPKPL from the coding sequence ATGACGCTGACGCGGCGGGGCGTGCGACGGGGCCTCGGGCTGCTGGTGGTGGGGACGTTGGCGCTCGTCGGCTGCGACTCGGCCGGCCCGGAACGGACGTCACTGGCGCCGGCGCAGGCCTCGCCGACGGCCGCCCGGACGTTCGCGCCCGGTGCGGCCGGCGCCGGCGATCCCTACTTCCCCAGTTACGGCAACGGCGGCTACGACGTCGCCCACTACACCGTCCAGGTGCGGTACGACCCGGCGCAGGACCGGCTGACCGGAACCACCATGGTGCGGGCCACCGCCACCGAGAACCTCTCTGCGTTCCACCTGGACCTGGCGGGGCTGACCGTGCGCTCGGCGACGGTGGACGGCGTCAGCGCCGCCCACGCCCGCGCCGACAATGAGCTGATCGTCACCCCGGCGACCGGCCTCAGCTCCGGCAATGGCTTCGTCGCGGAGATCCGGTACGACGGCAAGCCGGCCGCGTTGGACAACGACGTGCTCGGCGAGAGCGGCTGGCTGCACACCTCGGACGGTGCGATCGCGCTCGGCCAGCCGGAGTCGGCGAGCACCTGGTTCCCGGTCAACGACCACCCGTCGGACAAGGCCACCTACGACTTCGAGATCACCGTGCCGAAGGGACTGACGGCGGTCAGCAACGGCGTGCCGAAGGGGCGGAGCACCCAGGGTGGCTGGACCACCTGGATGTGGTCCGAGGGCGCGCCGATGGCCAGCTACCTCAGCACGGTGGTGATCGGGAAGTTCCGGGTCACCACGGGGGAACACAAGGGACGGCCGGTGTTCAGCGCGGTCACCACCAAGGTGGCGAAGGGCGCCCCGGACCGGTCGATCGACCGGTCCGTCGAGGTGGCCGACTACCTGGAGAGCGTCTTCGGGCCGTACCCGTTCGACGCGTACGGCGGGGTGGTGGTCGCCGACGACCGGATCCGGTACGCGCTGGAGACGCAGACCCGGCCGGTCTACTCCGCGGGCTTCTTCCGGCAGGGCGACAACACCGGGGTGGTGGCGCACGAGCTGGCCCACCAGTGGTTCGGCAACAGCGTGGCGCTGGAGCGGTGGCAGGACATCTGGCTCAACGAGGGGCTGGCCACGTACGCCGAGTGGCTCTGGGCCGAGCACACCGGCGAGTCCACCGTCCAGCGCGCCTTCGACCTGAGGTACGCGACGGCGTCCGGGCAGGTCTGGCGTACCCCGCCGGGGAAGCCGGGGGTGGCGCACCTGTTCGGCGACTCGGTCTACCAGCGGGGCGGGATGACCGTGCACGCGCTGCGGGTGGCGGTCGGCGACACCGCCTTCTTCACCATCCTGCGCACCTGGGCGGAGGAGAAGAAGAACGGCAACGCCACCACCGCCGACTTCCGCGCGCTCGCCGAGCGCGTCTCGAACAAGAAGCTGGACAAGCTCTTCGACGCCTGGCTCTACGCCACTGAACGCCCCGCCGAGCCGAAGCCGCTCTGA
- a CDS encoding LCP family glycopolymer transferase yields the protein MTQETAGPRRRWTLGVAAVVAVLLVAAGAVVAARLLSRSTPAPGPVAGPATPTASASSPAPAQASPTPPPGADLTGPLNLLLVGVDTRVSVPGWEPHADAVLVLHMAAGLDRGYLFSLPRDLVVDIPAYPKAGYPGGRTKLTHAMSYGSRVPGDKKHPSTAQGYELLRTTVSRYTGLRIDAGAVITFNGFDKLVDTLGGVDLHIDQRVASIHRRPDGTYRDRVGNTYTGPQMVYQPGDRHLTGWQALDYARQRYTAGGDYTRQRHQQQLIRALVRKILDQGLARDPGRVEQVVAALGKTLVYAGGGRGLVDFAYALGGLPADGLVLVGLPGDAVGKGAAYRGEQLRPVGRQFLAELRADRAEQFLKTHPTLRVRT from the coding sequence ATGACGCAGGAGACCGCAGGGCCACGACGGCGCTGGACGCTGGGGGTGGCCGCCGTGGTGGCGGTGCTCCTGGTCGCCGCCGGCGCGGTGGTGGCCGCCCGCCTGCTCTCCCGGTCCACCCCCGCGCCCGGCCCGGTGGCCGGCCCGGCCACGCCCACGGCGTCGGCGAGCAGCCCCGCCCCGGCCCAGGCGAGCCCCACCCCGCCGCCCGGCGCCGACCTGACCGGCCCGCTGAACCTGCTGCTCGTCGGGGTGGACACCCGGGTCAGCGTGCCCGGCTGGGAGCCGCACGCCGACGCCGTGCTGGTGCTGCACATGGCGGCCGGGCTGGACCGGGGGTACCTCTTCTCCCTCCCCCGCGACCTGGTGGTGGACATCCCCGCCTACCCGAAGGCCGGTTACCCGGGCGGCCGCACCAAGCTCACCCACGCGATGAGCTACGGCAGCCGGGTGCCCGGCGACAAGAAGCACCCGAGCACCGCCCAGGGGTACGAGCTGCTGCGCACCACGGTCAGCCGGTACACCGGGCTGCGCATCGACGCCGGCGCCGTGATCACCTTCAACGGCTTCGACAAGCTGGTGGACACGCTCGGCGGGGTGGACCTGCACATCGACCAGCGGGTCGCCTCGATCCACCGCCGCCCCGACGGGACGTACCGGGACCGGGTCGGCAACACCTACACCGGGCCGCAGATGGTGTACCAGCCGGGCGACCGGCACCTCACCGGCTGGCAGGCGCTGGACTACGCCCGACAGCGTTACACGGCCGGCGGCGACTACACCCGCCAGCGCCACCAGCAGCAGCTCATCCGGGCGCTGGTCCGGAAGATCCTCGACCAGGGGCTGGCCCGTGATCCCGGGCGGGTGGAGCAGGTGGTCGCCGCCCTGGGCAAGACCCTGGTCTACGCCGGCGGCGGGCGGGGGCTGGTCGACTTCGCGTACGCCCTGGGCGGCCTGCCCGCCGACGGCCTGGTCCTGGTCGGTCTCCCCGGCGACGCGGTCGGCAAGGGCGCGGCCTACCGCGGCGAGCAGCTCCGCCCCGTGGGCCGCCAGTTCCTCGCCGAACTCCGCGCCGACCGCGCCGAGCAGTTCCTCAAGACCCATCCCACCCTGCGGGTGCGGACCTGA